The Trueperaceae bacterium genome segment GACGATCAGCGCGAACCCGTTGGGCTCGTGGCCGAACTCGACCAAGTGACGGCGGACCGCCAGCGCCATCTTCTCGTTGACGAGGTCGTACGCCGCGTGGGCGACCTCGACGGCGGAGAGGCCGAACCTCGTGGCCAAGGGCGCGAACGCCCTCTCCGCCGCGTCCGCGTCCAAGGCCAAGCGGCCGCCGAGCTTCACCTGGGGCGGCAGATGGCCCAGGAGCAGGTTCGCGTCGGTGATGGTCGGCTCACTGCCGCCGGCGCCGTAGCAGGCTGGCCCGGGGTCGGCTCCGGCGCTGCGGGGCCCGACCTCCAACAGCCCCGTCGCGTCGGTGCCCACGATGCTGCCGCCGCCGGCGCCGATCTCGAGCAGCTGGACCGATTGGATCGCGAGCGGGAGGCCGCTTCCCGCCATGAACCGGCTCTCGTGCGCCACCTCGAGGTCCCTGCCTATGTGGGGGACGCCGTCCGCGATCATGCAGATCTTCGCGGTCGTCCCGCCCATGTCGAAGCTGACGGCGCGCTCTATGCCCAGGGAAGCGGCGAGGCTAGCGCCTATCGTCACGCCAGCGGCGGGGCCCGACTCGCAGAGCCTTATCGGCACCCGCATGCCGGAGTCGAGGTCGGTCAGGCCGCCGTGCGACAGCATCAGGTACGGGTCGGCGGACAGCCCGGCGTCGGCGAGGCGGCCGCGGAGGCCGCGCAGGTAGCTGCCGGCCAGAGGCTGCACGTAGGCGTTGGCCGCCGTCGTCGAGAAGCGCGGGTACTCGCGTATGAACGGCGCCACCTGCGAGGAGACGGACAGGGGCAGGTGGGGGAAGCACCTCTCCACGGCGGCGGCCAGCGCCAGCTCGTGCGCCGGGTTGACGTGGGAGTGAAGGAAGCAGACGGCGAGCGCCTCGACCTGCTCCTCCTCCACCAGGCGGGTCACCTCCCTCAAGGCCTCGTCGAGGTCGAGGGGGGTCACCACCGAGCCGTCGGCGCCGATCCGCTCCGGCACCTCGGCCCTCAGCTCCCGGGGGACCAGCGGCTCGGGCAGTCTCAAGTGCAGGTCGTAGAGGTCGTACCTGGTCTCGAAGGCGATCTCCAGGACGTCGCGGAACCCCGCGGTCGTCACCAGGCCCACCCTGGCTCCCCGCCTCTCGATGATGGCGTTGGTGACGAGCGTCGTGGCATGGACCACGTGCTCGACCCGCGCGGACGGGATGTCGCCGTCGGCGAGCGCGTCCCTCACGCCGCTCACGAACCCGACGAGCGGGTCGCCCGGCGTGGTCAGCACCTTGGCGGCGCCGACGAGCCCCGCGTCCCCCGCCACCACCACGTCGGTGAAGGTCCCGCCAATGTCGACGGCGACCCGGTAGCGGCCGCCGGGCCCTGTCGCGCCTATGGCAGCATCTCCTTCTCGTGGCGGGCGATGTCGAGGGCCTGCTGGAAGTGGACGTGGATGGCGTCCGCGACGGCGTCCTCATCGCGCTGCAGGCAGGCCTCGTAGATCCGCGTGTGCTCCGACAAGAGGGACTTGGCCCTGCCGGGCAGCTGCACGACGAACGCGCGGTACCTCGCGCTGTGGTTGCGCAGCGTGTCGATGGACTTGAGGAGCCGAGGTCTGCCGCACGGCCTGTAGATCGTGGAGTGGAACTCGCGGGTCAGGACGAGGGTCTGTCCCGGTTGCGAGGCCGCGACGTCGAGGACCCGTTCCATCTGGTCCAGCAGCCCGCGCAGGCGGTCGAGATCGGCGTCGCGCAGGTTCGGCGTGGCCAGCCGCCCCGCCAGCGACTCCAGGGCCTGGCGCATGAGGTAGATCTCCTCGAAGTCGTCCCAGGACAGGGGCAGCACCTCGACGCCGACGTTCCGGCGCACGGAGACGAACCCCTCCTGCTCGAGAAGCCTCACCGCCTCCCTGACGGGCATCCTGCTCACGTTCAGGCGCGCTGCGATCTGCTCGTGGCTCAGCAGCTCTCCGGGCTTCCAGACGCCGGAGATGATGGAGTCCCGCAGGGAGTCCAGCACCATCTCGAACATCGGGGTGTACTGAATCTGCTTCATTCGGGCCTCGCCCTCGGATGAAGGATGTGGGATGTTGAATCCTAGTGTCAGAACCGTATCACCCTCGCCCGGCGTTGGCAACGGTGGGCTCCGGGGTAGGCAGCAGGGGCTCGGGCCCTCTGCGAGCGCCGGGCAGGGGCTACCGGTGCGTCAGTCCGGGCGTGCCGTGGGCCAACCGCCACGCGCGGGCGGCCCCTAACCCCTCAGGTACCGTCCCCTCGCCGGCCCCACGACCTCGCCGCGGTCGTAGACGAGCTCGCCGCGGAGGAACGTCTTCACGACCCTCCCGGTGAGCTCCTGACCCTCGAACGGCGTGTAGCCCTGGCCGGACGGCGACTCGGCGGCGCGCACGACG includes the following:
- a CDS encoding hydantoinase/oxoprolinase family protein, which encodes MGATGPGGRYRVAVDIGGTFTDVVVAGDAGLVGAAKVLTTPGDPLVGFVSGVRDALADGDIPSARVEHVVHATTLVTNAIIERRGARVGLVTTAGFRDVLEIAFETRYDLYDLHLRLPEPLVPRELRAEVPERIGADGSVVTPLDLDEALREVTRLVEEEQVEALAVCFLHSHVNPAHELALAAAVERCFPHLPLSVSSQVAPFIREYPRFSTTAANAYVQPLAGSYLRGLRGRLADAGLSADPYLMLSHGGLTDLDSGMRVPIRLCESGPAAGVTIGASLAASLGIERAVSFDMGGTTAKICMIADGVPHIGRDLEVAHESRFMAGSGLPLAIQSVQLLEIGAGGGSIVGTDATGLLEVGPRSAGADPGPACYGAGGSEPTITDANLLLGHLPPQVKLGGRLALDADAAERAFAPLATRFGLSAVEVAHAAYDLVNEKMALAVRRHLVEFGHEPNGFALIVTGGAAPAHACALAEKLGIRRIVVPSGAGVGSAIGLLAAPYVVERSRSVVTSLEAGSSAFVRATFAELEREAAGAGDASFGDDYRLRYFLDLRYRGQGYELTVEVPADLVAAEDLTSRVERLFADAYRARFGRDLPGWPVELLALTVRSESAPLPLHTSAQAAMDGAHDEGRIWYGGRWRRTPVAPWLSFPVGEAVPGPLVLTDPSTTVLVPPRWTVERRPDWLELAFAGGES
- a CDS encoding GntR family transcriptional regulator gives rise to the protein MKQIQYTPMFEMVLDSLRDSIISGVWKPGELLSHEQIAARLNVSRMPVREAVRLLEQEGFVSVRRNVGVEVLPLSWDDFEEIYLMRQALESLAGRLATPNLRDADLDRLRGLLDQMERVLDVAASQPGQTLVLTREFHSTIYRPCGRPRLLKSIDTLRNHSARYRAFVVQLPGRAKSLLSEHTRIYEACLQRDEDAVADAIHVHFQQALDIARHEKEMLP